In Burkholderia sp. NRF60-BP8, a single window of DNA contains:
- a CDS encoding LysR substrate-binding domain-containing protein: MRPLPPELLRSFVAVAQSGSFTAASERVSLSQSTVSQHIRRLEELLDRPLFERDTRNVHLSQHGDALFRYAVRILELMDEAVTSVCGPPLSGKVRLAMSEDFASAHLTAALASFVQRNPDVELAISTGLSGDLFDALDEGRHDLVFAKRIAGSRRGRVIRSEPLYWCTGPDSPITGHEAVLPLAMHPEPSVSRRRVLESLEAVGRPYRIAVVSSSIAVLRAAASAGLGVSAFAGYVIPAGLARLEAGLPELGELEYVIDRPAAASRSTLALEATLIAAAAEL; the protein is encoded by the coding sequence ATGCGTCCGTTACCGCCCGAGCTGCTGCGCAGCTTCGTCGCCGTCGCCCAGTCCGGCAGCTTCACCGCTGCGTCCGAGCGCGTGAGCCTGTCGCAGTCGACCGTCAGCCAGCATATCCGCCGCCTCGAGGAGCTGCTCGACCGGCCGCTGTTCGAGCGCGACACGCGCAACGTGCACCTGTCGCAGCACGGCGACGCGCTGTTCCGCTACGCGGTGCGCATCCTCGAACTGATGGACGAGGCCGTCACGTCGGTATGCGGGCCGCCGCTGTCGGGCAAGGTGCGGCTCGCGATGTCGGAGGATTTCGCGTCGGCGCACCTGACGGCCGCGCTCGCGAGCTTCGTGCAGCGCAACCCGGACGTCGAACTCGCGATCTCGACCGGGCTGTCGGGCGACCTGTTCGACGCGCTCGACGAAGGCCGGCACGATCTCGTGTTCGCGAAACGCATCGCCGGCAGCCGGCGCGGACGCGTGATCCGCAGCGAACCGCTGTACTGGTGCACCGGCCCCGATTCGCCGATCACCGGCCACGAAGCCGTGCTGCCGCTCGCGATGCATCCGGAACCGAGCGTGTCGCGCCGCCGCGTGCTCGAATCGCTCGAAGCCGTCGGGCGCCCTTACCGGATCGCCGTCGTGAGCAGCAGCATCGCGGTGTTGCGGGCGGCCGCGAGCGCGGGACTCGGCGTCAGCGCGTTCGCCGGCTACGTGATCCCGGCCGGGCTCGCGCGGCTCGAGGCGGGACTGCCGGAACTCGGCGAACTCGAATACGTGATCGACCGCCCGGCGGCCGCGTCGCGCTCGACGCTCGCGCTGGAAGCCACGTTGATCGCGGCGGCGGCCGAGTTGTAA
- a CDS encoding histone deacetylase family protein, with amino-acid sequence MKTYFHPEQLLHHPRSYLSRGQMREPQEVPERAARLVAAVRSLDFDVREPADRGAAPIAAVHDMNYLRFLEDAHRDWKRMPDDWGDEVMSNVFVRDPNPLRGVLAKAARYLADGSCPVGANTWRSAYWSAQDALAAAADVNDGAREAYALCRPPGHHARRDAAGGFCYLNNAAIAAQALLGRHRRVAILDTDMHHGQGVQEIFYGRDDVLYVSIHGDPTNFYPVVAGYEEETGAGAGAGFNLNLPMPHGAPESAFFERLDDALRALARFQPDALVLALGFDIYKDDPQSQVAVTTDGFGRLGGAIGALGLPTVIVQEGGYHLESLDANARAFFGGFATGR; translated from the coding sequence ATGAAAACCTATTTCCATCCCGAACAGCTGCTGCACCATCCGCGCAGCTACCTGTCGCGCGGGCAGATGCGCGAGCCGCAGGAAGTGCCCGAGCGCGCGGCGCGGCTCGTCGCGGCCGTCCGCTCGCTCGACTTCGACGTGCGCGAGCCGGCCGACCGCGGCGCCGCGCCGATTGCTGCCGTGCACGACATGAACTACCTGCGCTTTCTCGAGGACGCGCACCGCGACTGGAAGCGGATGCCCGACGACTGGGGCGACGAAGTGATGTCGAACGTGTTCGTGCGCGATCCGAACCCGCTGCGCGGCGTGCTCGCGAAAGCCGCGCGCTATCTCGCCGACGGCAGTTGCCCGGTGGGCGCGAATACGTGGCGCTCGGCGTACTGGTCGGCGCAGGACGCGCTGGCCGCGGCCGCCGACGTCAACGACGGCGCACGCGAGGCCTACGCGCTGTGCCGGCCGCCCGGTCATCATGCGCGCCGCGACGCGGCCGGCGGCTTCTGCTACCTGAACAACGCGGCGATCGCCGCGCAGGCGCTGCTCGGCCGCCATCGCCGCGTCGCGATTCTCGATACCGACATGCATCACGGGCAGGGTGTGCAGGAGATTTTCTACGGCCGCGACGATGTGCTGTACGTATCGATTCACGGCGACCCGACCAACTTCTACCCGGTCGTCGCGGGCTACGAGGAAGAGACGGGGGCGGGCGCCGGCGCCGGCTTCAACCTCAACCTGCCGATGCCGCACGGCGCGCCGGAGTCGGCGTTCTTCGAGCGGCTCGACGACGCGCTGCGCGCGCTCGCGCGGTTTCAGCCCGATGCGCTCGTGCTCGCGCTCGGCTTCGACATCTACAAGGACGATCCGCAATCGCAGGTCGCGGTCACGACCGACGGGTTCGGGCGACTGGGCGGCGCGATCGGCGCGCTCGGATTGCCGACGGTGATCGTGCAGGAGGGTGGCTATCACCTCGAGAGTCTCGATGCGAACGCGCGCGCGTTCTTCGGCGGGTTTGCCACGGGGCGCTGA
- a CDS encoding LysR family transcriptional regulator: MRQIELRHLRYFVAVAQAGSVMAGARAAGIVQPALSRQIRELEDAIGTPLLIRRATGVTLTAAGTSFLHDATGLLAMLQDSRERALRSAAGQLGELRLGALPNCLPLPVVANVLKAFRDACPDVKLSIAPMLSAEQANALMRGQLDAGIMAWRREEAPHLTGVRLLSDRFVLAMPAPPGGRFVAPRTLADVANEPFVWFDAQRSAAHHRFLMTQCQQAGFTPRIAQVGSDIPTLIGLVAAGMGCAFVPESASPTCPRTVRLVALDELASRFDIEFVFDGAAAAPSPVVARFLAAVREAAGESG, from the coding sequence ATGCGCCAGATCGAACTGCGTCACCTGCGCTACTTCGTCGCCGTCGCCCAAGCCGGCAGCGTGATGGCCGGCGCCCGCGCGGCCGGCATCGTGCAGCCGGCGCTGTCGCGGCAGATCCGCGAGCTCGAGGACGCGATCGGCACGCCGCTGCTGATTCGCCGCGCGACGGGCGTCACGCTCACGGCGGCCGGCACGAGCTTCCTGCACGACGCGACCGGTCTGCTCGCGATGCTGCAGGACAGCCGCGAGCGCGCGTTGCGCAGTGCGGCCGGCCAGCTCGGCGAACTGCGGCTCGGCGCGCTGCCGAACTGCCTGCCGTTGCCGGTCGTCGCGAACGTCCTGAAGGCGTTTCGCGACGCGTGCCCGGACGTGAAACTGTCGATCGCGCCGATGCTGTCGGCCGAACAGGCGAACGCGCTGATGCGCGGCCAGCTCGACGCCGGGATCATGGCGTGGCGTCGCGAGGAAGCGCCGCACCTGACGGGCGTACGGCTGTTGAGCGATCGCTTCGTGCTGGCGATGCCCGCGCCGCCGGGCGGCCGCTTCGTCGCGCCGCGCACGCTGGCCGACGTCGCGAACGAGCCGTTCGTCTGGTTCGATGCGCAGCGCTCCGCCGCGCACCACCGGTTCCTGATGACCCAGTGCCAGCAGGCCGGCTTCACGCCGCGCATCGCGCAGGTCGGCAGCGACATCCCGACGCTGATCGGTCTCGTCGCGGCCGGGATGGGCTGCGCGTTCGTGCCGGAAAGCGCGTCGCCGACCTGCCCGCGCACGGTCCGGCTCGTCGCGCTCGACGAACTCGCGAGCCGCTTCGACATCGAGTTCGTGTTCGACGGCGCGGCGGCGGCGCCGTCGCCGGTCGTCGCGCGTTTCCTGGCGGCGGTCCGCGAGGCGGCCGGCGAATCGGGCTGA
- a CDS encoding TFIIB-type zinc ribbon-containing protein, with protein sequence MKCPVCKTPDLLMAERQSIEIDYCPTCRGVWLDRGELDKLIARETDDAPARRDTPAQRDAYAQHGRDDGWGRDGRSHDERYRHDGRRRKKSVFDLFDFD encoded by the coding sequence ATGAAATGCCCTGTCTGCAAGACGCCCGACCTGCTGATGGCCGAGCGCCAGTCGATCGAGATCGACTACTGTCCGACCTGCCGCGGCGTATGGCTCGATCGCGGCGAACTCGACAAGCTGATCGCCCGCGAAACCGATGACGCGCCGGCTCGCCGCGACACGCCGGCGCAACGCGATGCGTACGCGCAGCACGGCCGCGACGACGGCTGGGGGCGCGACGGCCGCTCGCACGACGAGCGATACCGGCACGACGGCCGGCGTCGCAAGAAGTCGGTGTTCGACCTGTTCGATTTCGATTGA
- a CDS encoding 3-hydroxyacyl-CoA dehydrogenase NAD-binding domain-containing protein has protein sequence MDIRRIAIVGAGVIGASWAAFYLTQGFDVVATDPAPQADARLRDALAAFLGERAAELAARLSFDADLVRALDGVDFVQESGPERLDLKRALYRQMDGVLPAHVPIASSSSGLKMSEIQTACAKHPERCLIAHPFNPPHLIPLVELVGGDATGQDVIARVKRFYDGLGKQTIVLNKEMTGHVANRLAAALFREVYHLVGEGVVSVADADKAVAWGPGLRWGLMGQCLTYHLGGGAGGIAHFLEHLSGPITSWWDDLGTPSFDPEVDRKLNDALRAIQGERSMQELAAERDRLLVELIDARRRSFLP, from the coding sequence ATGGACATTCGACGTATCGCGATCGTCGGCGCCGGCGTGATCGGCGCGAGCTGGGCCGCTTTCTACCTGACGCAGGGCTTCGACGTCGTCGCGACCGACCCGGCCCCGCAGGCCGATGCGCGGCTGCGCGACGCGCTGGCCGCGTTTCTCGGCGAGCGGGCCGCCGAGCTTGCCGCGCGGCTGTCGTTCGACGCCGATCTCGTGCGTGCGCTGGACGGCGTCGACTTCGTGCAGGAGAGCGGCCCCGAGCGACTCGACCTGAAGCGCGCGCTCTATCGCCAGATGGACGGCGTGCTGCCCGCGCACGTGCCGATCGCGTCGAGCTCGTCGGGCCTGAAGATGTCCGAGATCCAGACCGCGTGCGCGAAGCATCCGGAACGCTGCCTGATCGCGCATCCGTTCAATCCGCCGCACCTGATTCCGCTCGTCGAGCTGGTCGGCGGCGATGCGACCGGCCAGGACGTGATCGCACGCGTGAAGCGTTTCTACGACGGGCTCGGCAAGCAGACGATCGTCCTGAACAAGGAGATGACCGGCCACGTCGCGAATCGGCTCGCGGCCGCGCTGTTTCGCGAGGTGTATCACCTCGTCGGCGAAGGCGTCGTGAGCGTCGCCGATGCGGACAAGGCCGTCGCGTGGGGCCCCGGCCTGCGCTGGGGGCTGATGGGGCAGTGCCTGACCTATCACCTCGGCGGCGGCGCGGGCGGGATCGCGCACTTCCTCGAGCACCTGTCGGGGCCGATCACGAGCTGGTGGGACGACCTCGGCACGCCTTCGTTCGATCCGGAAGTCGATCGCAAGCTGAACGACGCGCTGCGCGCGATCCAGGGCGAGCGCTCGATGCAGGAACTGGCGGCGGAGCGCGACCGGTTGCTCGTCGAGCTGATCGACGCGCGGCGCCGCAGCTTCCTGCCCTGA
- a CDS encoding pyridoxal-phosphate dependent enzyme, which translates to MPLHIPTPYIRSPIASRRLGKVIRLKLDALQPSGSFKLRGIGAVCEARQADGARRFVSSSGGNAGIAVAYCGRELGVPVRVVVPESTSARARELIRVEGAELVVHGASWAEANAFAQSALGEHDAFVHPFDDRILWQGHATMIDEMAAVGPKPDAVVLAVGGGGLLCGVLEGLARNGWYDVPVVAAETEGADCYARSLAQGCPVELAAIASIATTLGAKRPCDAAVEWATRHAIHPVVVSDADAVAASLRFLDEHRIVVEPACGAALAALERPVPVLASAADIAVIVCGGVTTTVEHLQTLRATLR; encoded by the coding sequence ATGCCGCTTCATATCCCGACTCCTTATATCCGCTCGCCCATCGCGTCCCGTCGGCTCGGCAAGGTCATCCGGCTGAAGCTCGATGCGCTGCAGCCGTCAGGCTCGTTCAAGCTGCGCGGCATCGGCGCCGTCTGCGAGGCGCGCCAGGCGGACGGGGCCCGGCGGTTCGTGTCGTCGTCGGGCGGCAACGCGGGCATCGCGGTCGCGTATTGCGGCCGCGAGCTGGGCGTGCCGGTGCGCGTCGTCGTGCCGGAAAGCACGTCGGCCCGGGCGCGCGAGCTGATCCGCGTCGAAGGCGCGGAACTCGTGGTGCACGGCGCGAGCTGGGCGGAGGCGAACGCGTTCGCGCAGTCGGCGCTCGGCGAGCACGACGCGTTCGTGCATCCGTTCGACGACCGCATCCTGTGGCAGGGGCACGCGACGATGATCGACGAGATGGCGGCGGTAGGCCCGAAGCCCGACGCGGTCGTGCTCGCGGTCGGCGGCGGCGGTCTGCTGTGCGGCGTGCTCGAAGGGCTGGCGCGCAACGGCTGGTACGACGTGCCGGTCGTCGCGGCCGAGACGGAAGGCGCCGACTGCTACGCGCGCTCGCTCGCGCAGGGGTGTCCGGTCGAACTGGCGGCCATCGCGAGCATCGCGACGACGCTCGGCGCGAAGCGGCCGTGCGACGCGGCGGTCGAATGGGCGACACGCCACGCGATCCATCCGGTCGTCGTGTCCGATGCCGACGCGGTGGCTGCATCGCTGCGGTTTCTCGACGAACACAGGATCGTCGTCGAGCCTGCGTGCGGCGCTGCGCTGGCCGCGCTGGAGCGGCCGGTGCCGGTGCTCGCGTCGGCAGCGGACATCGCGGTGATCGTCTGCGGCGGCGTGACCACGACCGTCGAGCATTTGCAGACGCTGCGCGCGACGTTGCGGTAG
- a CDS encoding LysR family transcriptional regulator, with the protein MLNFRHLYYFWVVVKEGGFARAAARLDMAVQTISAQVRELEKSLGHQLLRPAGRGVAMTDAGQAAFARAEVIFEMGRLIPDDVRAAASQPTVRLAVGLADGISKLAAHAILAPVLDTPTLRLLCHEGEHDALLAELALHHLDLVLAGQGAPSGSNLRVTSERLVASPVDWYGPAALVTPSARQRFPQCLAGLPVLLPTAHSALRARLDRWLESERIVPRVAGEFEDSALMAVFAARGLGVFPLSELGANDASLLRGLRRLGRAGDVTEEIHAIRSRRGEHHPLTSRLLAAAHGAPAV; encoded by the coding sequence ATGCTGAATTTTCGACATCTGTACTATTTCTGGGTCGTCGTGAAGGAAGGCGGCTTCGCGCGTGCGGCCGCCCGGCTGGACATGGCCGTGCAGACGATCAGCGCGCAGGTGCGCGAACTGGAGAAATCGCTCGGGCACCAGTTGCTGCGGCCGGCCGGGCGCGGCGTCGCGATGACCGACGCGGGGCAAGCCGCCTTCGCGCGCGCGGAGGTCATCTTCGAGATGGGCCGGCTGATTCCCGACGACGTACGCGCGGCGGCCAGCCAGCCGACCGTGCGGCTCGCGGTCGGCCTCGCGGACGGCATCTCCAAGCTCGCCGCGCACGCGATCCTGGCCCCGGTGCTCGACACGCCCACGCTGCGGCTGCTGTGCCACGAGGGCGAGCACGACGCGCTGCTCGCGGAACTCGCGCTGCATCATCTGGATCTCGTGCTGGCCGGTCAAGGCGCGCCGTCCGGGTCGAACCTGCGCGTGACGAGCGAGCGCCTCGTCGCGTCGCCGGTCGACTGGTACGGGCCCGCGGCACTCGTCACGCCGAGCGCACGGCAGCGCTTTCCGCAGTGCCTCGCCGGCCTGCCGGTGCTGCTGCCGACCGCGCATTCGGCATTGCGCGCGCGTCTCGACCGGTGGCTGGAAAGCGAGCGGATCGTGCCGCGGGTGGCCGGAGAGTTCGAGGACAGCGCGCTGATGGCCGTGTTCGCGGCGCGCGGCCTCGGCGTGTTTCCGCTGAGCGAACTCGGCGCGAACGATGCGTCGCTGTTGCGCGGGCTCAGGCGGCTCGGCCGGGCGGGCGACGTGACCGAGGAAATCCACGCGATCCGCTCGCGGCGCGGCGAACATCATCCGCTGACGTCGCGCTTGCTGGCCGCGGCGCACGGCGCGCCGGCCGTCTGA
- a CDS encoding DUF4148 domain-containing protein, whose amino-acid sequence MKNVLRFAAATAAAALLSPAFAQTDASAPAPGLTRAEVVDQLKQAYLDGELPTNDGNYPPDAATRARNRELVQAASPAWLAHVPPAPQATSQQ is encoded by the coding sequence ATGAAGAACGTCCTGCGATTCGCCGCCGCGACCGCTGCAGCCGCGCTGCTGTCCCCCGCCTTTGCCCAGACCGACGCGTCGGCGCCCGCACCGGGCCTCACGCGCGCGGAAGTCGTCGACCAGCTCAAGCAGGCCTATCTCGACGGCGAACTACCGACGAACGACGGCAACTACCCGCCGGACGCCGCGACCCGCGCGCGCAATCGCGAACTCGTGCAGGCCGCGAGCCCCGCGTGGCTGGCCCATGTGCCGCCCGCGCCCCAGGCAACGTCGCAGCAGTGA
- a CDS encoding Hsp20/alpha crystallin family protein, with the protein MNTNPTLAERHPGTVHAAAAEAARRPAITPSVDIVEGSRGVTLRADLPGVPRENLDVKVHDNTLTIEAATHIDAPAELRVRHAEVRATRYARSFVLSADLDTSRIDANLRDGVLTLTIPRREETRPRRIDVTAGNA; encoded by the coding sequence ATGAACACGAATCCGACCCTGGCCGAACGCCACCCGGGCACCGTTCACGCTGCCGCCGCCGAAGCCGCCCGCCGGCCCGCGATCACCCCGTCCGTCGACATCGTCGAGGGTTCGCGCGGCGTCACACTGCGCGCCGACCTGCCCGGCGTGCCGCGCGAGAACCTCGACGTGAAGGTGCACGACAATACGCTGACGATCGAAGCCGCCACGCACATCGACGCGCCGGCCGAGCTGCGCGTACGGCACGCGGAAGTGCGGGCGACGCGCTATGCGCGGTCCTTCGTGCTGAGCGCCGATCTCGACACGTCGCGGATCGACGCGAACCTGCGCGACGGCGTGCTGACGCTGACGATTCCGCGCCGCGAGGAAACGCGCCCGCGCCGCATCGACGTGACGGCCGGCAATGCGTAA
- a CDS encoding TerC family protein: MDYLLTLAADPAVWAALLTLVVMEVVLGIDNLIFISILSNKLPEAQRARTQRLGIALALVMRLALLGSVAWIASLTEPVFTLFDHAFSWRDMILLSGGLFLVWKATTEIHHHVSHDGNGAGGAVGAAGLTVWAAIGQIVMLDIVFSIDSIVTAIGMTEHVPIMFVAVIVAVAVMLFAAQPLARFIDRNPTIVMLALSFLVVIGMTLIAEGFGSHVPKGYIYAAMAFSAFVEGMNMLARRAKAKRAAHVARD; this comes from the coding sequence ATGGACTACCTGCTGACGCTTGCCGCCGACCCCGCCGTCTGGGCCGCGCTCCTCACGCTCGTCGTGATGGAAGTCGTGCTCGGCATCGACAACCTGATCTTCATCTCGATCCTCAGCAACAAGCTGCCCGAGGCGCAGCGCGCGCGGACGCAGCGCCTCGGCATCGCGCTCGCGCTGGTGATGCGCCTCGCGTTGCTGGGCAGCGTCGCGTGGATCGCGAGCCTCACCGAACCCGTGTTCACGCTGTTCGACCATGCGTTCTCGTGGCGCGACATGATCCTGCTGTCGGGCGGCCTGTTCCTCGTGTGGAAGGCGACCACCGAGATCCATCACCACGTGTCGCACGACGGTAACGGCGCGGGCGGGGCCGTCGGTGCGGCCGGCCTGACGGTGTGGGCCGCGATCGGACAGATCGTGATGCTCGACATCGTGTTCTCGATCGACAGCATCGTGACCGCGATCGGCATGACCGAGCACGTCCCGATCATGTTCGTCGCCGTGATCGTCGCCGTGGCCGTGATGCTGTTCGCCGCGCAGCCGCTCGCACGCTTCATCGACCGCAACCCGACGATCGTGATGCTCGCGCTGTCGTTCCTGGTCGTGATCGGCATGACGCTGATCGCCGAAGGATTCGGTTCGCACGTGCCGAAGGGGTACATCTATGCGGCGATGGCGTTCTCGGCGTTCGTCGAGGGCATGAACATGCTGGCGCGGCGCGCGAAGGCGAAGCGGGCGGCGCACGTGGCGCGCGACTGA
- a CDS encoding Hsp20/alpha crystallin family protein, producing the protein MSGIHFGNDLFDEFARVQRQMASLLGERPSGIRAVRPGAFPALNVGATDDAIEIVAFAPGMAAADFDVSIDKDLLTISGERKPAPRTEGDDVRTYAQERFHGAFRRVVELPRDADPDQVSARYENGCLLIRVGRREASKPRAITIQ; encoded by the coding sequence ATGAGCGGTATCCATTTCGGCAACGACCTGTTCGACGAATTCGCCCGCGTGCAGCGGCAGATGGCGAGCCTGCTCGGCGAGCGCCCGTCCGGCATCCGCGCGGTGCGCCCCGGCGCCTTTCCCGCACTCAACGTCGGCGCCACCGACGATGCGATCGAGATCGTCGCATTCGCGCCCGGCATGGCCGCGGCCGATTTCGACGTATCGATCGACAAGGATCTGCTGACGATCAGCGGCGAGCGCAAACCGGCGCCGCGTACCGAAGGCGACGACGTGCGCACGTATGCGCAGGAGCGCTTTCACGGCGCGTTCCGCCGCGTGGTCGAACTGCCGCGCGACGCGGACCCCGACCAGGTCAGCGCCCGCTACGAAAACGGCTGCCTGCTGATTCGCGTCGGCCGGCGCGAAGCATCGAAGCCGCGCGCGATCACCATTCAGTAA
- a CDS encoding DUF2242 domain-containing protein yields the protein MHNRFRLFSVSCALAAATVLAACSSPPKPIYQQEQFDATSSPYAHTFHSKSDAACEAARRALLSQGYVVSSSRNDAVDGSKNFQPSNDMHVVIEFHVVCADANADGSSSIAYVNAVQDRYTLKKSNTSASVGLSVFGSLSLPIGSSDDALVKTASETIPAGVFYERFFNLVDHFLKIDPARRDRATVKAAEKEPVAPLPEPAPTPQGEPMKMTTPVVPTPPAAPVPLSAPGVAPGSGANAVPSAASAVAAPATRAAAPAAASGSVPASGAAPAAASAPAPASAAGPAPASAPASAPAPASAPVPASGPATAPAPSSTSGSTAAPASAPASAPSPAAAPATAAPSSAASAPSAAATAPASASASAPPSASPAPAAADPVASSAPSGASAPTAH from the coding sequence ATGCACAACCGATTTCGCCTGTTTTCCGTTTCGTGCGCGCTCGCGGCCGCGACCGTGCTGGCGGCATGCTCGTCGCCGCCCAAGCCGATCTACCAGCAGGAACAGTTCGACGCGACCAGCAGCCCGTATGCGCATACGTTCCACTCGAAATCCGACGCGGCCTGCGAGGCCGCGCGGCGCGCGCTGCTGAGCCAGGGCTACGTGGTGTCGTCGTCGCGCAACGATGCCGTCGACGGCAGCAAGAATTTCCAGCCGAGCAACGACATGCACGTCGTGATCGAGTTTCACGTCGTGTGCGCGGATGCGAATGCGGACGGCTCGTCGAGCATCGCGTACGTGAACGCCGTGCAGGACCGCTATACGCTGAAGAAGTCGAATACGTCGGCCAGCGTCGGCCTCAGCGTGTTCGGCTCGCTGTCGCTGCCGATCGGGTCGAGCGACGATGCGCTCGTCAAGACCGCGAGCGAGACGATTCCCGCCGGCGTGTTCTATGAGCGCTTCTTCAATCTCGTCGACCATTTCCTGAAGATCGATCCGGCGCGCCGCGACCGTGCGACCGTGAAGGCTGCCGAGAAGGAGCCCGTCGCGCCGCTGCCCGAGCCCGCGCCGACGCCGCAGGGCGAGCCGATGAAGATGACGACGCCGGTCGTGCCGACGCCGCCCGCGGCGCCGGTGCCGCTTTCGGCGCCGGGCGTCGCGCCGGGGTCGGGTGCGAATGCCGTGCCGTCGGCGGCATCGGCTGTCGCGGCGCCTGCAACGCGCGCTGCCGCGCCGGCGGCGGCGTCCGGGTCGGTGCCGGCTTCGGGCGCCGCGCCCGCAGCGGCGTCCGCGCCTGCGCCGGCTTCGGCGGCCGGTCCGGCGCCTGCGTCGGCTCCCGCATCAGCGCCTGCTCCCGCATCAGCGCCTGTGCCGGCTTCCGGGCCGGCAACCGCGCCGGCCCCTTCGTCGACCTCAGGTTCGACGGCCGCACCGGCTTCCGCGCCCGCGTCTGCTCCGAGTCCGGCAGCAGCGCCGGCCACCGCCGCTCCGTCGTCGGCCGCGTCCGCGCCTTCGGCGGCAGCGACGGCACCCGCGTCGGCATCGGCATCGGCGCCGCCGAGCGCATCGCCTGCGCCGGCTGCCGCCGATCCGGTCGCATCGTCCGCGCCGTCCGGCGCGAGCGCGCCAACCGCGCACTGA
- a CDS encoding MFS transporter — MNPTTSSPSRGGAALPLLALAAGAFGIGTTEFSPMGLLPVIADGVHVSIPQAGMLISAYAIGVMVGAPLMTLLLARWSRRAALIALMSIFTIGNLLSAVAPDYTTLLLARLVTSLNHGAFFGLGSVVAASLVPRDKQASAVATMFMGLTIANVGGVPAATWLGHLIGWRMSFAATAGLGVIAIAGLFAALPKGEAGTMPDLRAELSVLTRPVVLGALGTTVLGAGAMFTLYTYVAPTLEHLTGATPGFVTAMLVLIGVGFSIGNVAGGRLADRSLDGTLIGFLVLLIATMAAFPLLAATHAGAGVTLLVWGIATFAVVPPLQMRVMRAAHEAPGLASAVNIGAFNLGNAVGAAAGGAAISAGFGYAAVPLVGALIAAAGLALVMLQVTQRRRAPAAANS; from the coding sequence GTGAACCCCACGACTTCCTCCCCGTCCCGCGGCGGCGCCGCCCTGCCGCTGCTCGCGCTCGCCGCCGGCGCGTTCGGCATCGGCACGACCGAGTTCTCGCCGATGGGCCTGCTGCCCGTGATCGCCGACGGCGTGCACGTGTCGATACCGCAAGCCGGCATGCTGATCAGCGCGTATGCGATCGGCGTGATGGTCGGCGCGCCGCTGATGACGCTGCTGCTCGCGCGCTGGTCGCGCCGCGCCGCGCTGATCGCGCTGATGTCGATCTTCACGATCGGCAACCTGCTGTCGGCCGTCGCACCGGACTACACGACGCTGCTGCTCGCGCGGCTCGTGACGAGTCTCAACCACGGCGCGTTCTTCGGGCTCGGCTCGGTGGTCGCGGCGAGCCTCGTGCCGCGCGACAAGCAGGCCAGCGCGGTCGCGACGATGTTCATGGGCCTGACGATTGCAAACGTCGGCGGCGTGCCGGCCGCGACCTGGCTCGGCCACCTCATCGGCTGGCGCATGTCGTTCGCGGCGACCGCCGGCCTCGGCGTGATCGCGATCGCCGGCCTGTTCGCCGCGCTGCCGAAGGGCGAAGCCGGCACGATGCCCGACCTGCGCGCCGAACTCTCCGTGCTGACGCGGCCCGTCGTGCTCGGCGCGCTCGGGACGACGGTGCTCGGCGCCGGCGCGATGTTCACGCTCTATACGTACGTCGCACCGACGCTCGAACACCTGACGGGCGCGACGCCCGGCTTCGTGACCGCGATGCTCGTGCTGATCGGAGTCGGCTTCTCGATCGGCAACGTCGCGGGCGGCCGGCTGGCCGACCGCTCGCTCGACGGCACGCTGATCGGCTTCCTGGTGCTGCTGATCGCGACGATGGCGGCGTTCCCGCTGCTCGCCGCCACGCATGCGGGCGCCGGCGTCACGCTGCTGGTCTGGGGAATCGCGACGTTCGCGGTCGTGCCGCCGCTGCAGATGCGCGTGATGCGCGCGGCCCATGAAGCGCCGGGCCTCGCGTCGGCCGTCAACATCGGCGCGTTCAACCTCGGCAACGCGGTGGGCGCCGCCGCCGGCGGTGCGGCGATCTCGGCCGGGTTCGGCTACGCGGCGGTGCCGCTCGTCGGCGCGCTGATCGCCGCCGCCGGACTCGCGCTCGTCATGCTGCAGGTCACGCAGCGCCGCCGCGCGCCGGCCGCCGCGAATTCGTGA